ACCACGCGGACGAAGGCTTCGACGAGGCAGCGGTGACTGCCCAGATCGGCGATGTGCCGGTGTGGGGCGTGATCAAGAACGATCCGGCGCTGTCCGCACCGCGCACCATCGACCTGGCCAAGCACCTTGGCGCCGAGGTCATGATCAAGGGCGAGATTGAATCCCGACGTGTGATGGAAACGGTGGTCGCGGCGCGCTCGGTGTCGGAAGTGATTCCGCGCCTGAAGCCGGGTGCGCTGGTGGTGAGCGCGGGCGACCGCGACGATGTGATGCTCGCCACCGCATTGGCCGCGAGCAACGGCATCCAGCTCGCCGGCCTGCTGCTGACGCACCACAGCTTCATCAGCCCGCGTATCGAGAAGTTCGGTTCGCTCGCCTTTCACGGCGGCCTGCCGGTGCTGCGCACCGACGGCGACAGTTACGAAACCGCGGCCCGGATCAGTCGCCTGCCGTCGGCAGTGCCGCAGGACGATCTGGACCGCATGAACACCGTGATCGAGAGCGTCGCCGAACAGATCGACGGCGAAGCGATCTGTGCCGGCCTCGATGTGGCCGGATCGACGCGGATGTCGCCGCCGGCCTTCCGCTACCAGCTGATCCAGAAGGCGCGCAAGGCCAACAAGCGCATCGTGTTGCCCGAGGGCGACGAGCCGCGCACCGTGCGCGCCGCGGCAATCTGTGCCGAAAAGGGCATCGCGCGCTGCGTGCTGCTCGGCAAGCGAGCCTCGATCGAGGCCGTGGCCGACGCACAGGGCATCGAACTGCCGCCGGGCGTCGAGATCCTCGAGCCGGATGCGATCGCCGAGCGTTATGTCGCGCCGATGGTCGAACTGCGCAAGAGCAAGGGCCTCACGCCGGGCCAGGCGCGCGCCGGACTGGAAGACACGGTGGTGCTGGGCACGATGATGCTGGCGGTGGACGAGGTCGATGGCCTGGTCAGCGGCGCGGTGCATACCACCGCCAACACGGTGCGGCCGGCGTTGCAACTGATCAAGACGGCGCCGGGTTCTTCGATCGTCTCGTCCTGCTTCTTCATGCTGATGCCGGAACAGGTGCTGGTCTACGCCGACTGCGCGATCAACCCCGACCCGACCGCCGAAGAACTCGCCGACATCGCCAAGCAGAGTGCCGACAGCGCCGCTGCCTTCGGTATCGACCCGAAGGTTGCGATGATCAGCTACAGCACCGGCGCGTCGGGCAGCGGCGACGATGTCGAGAAGGTGCGCAAGGCCACCGAGCTGGCCAAGACCCGCTTCCCGGAACTGGTGCTCGACGGCCCGATGCAGTACGACGCCGCCACCGTGAAGGACGTCGCGGCCCAGAAGGCGCCGGGCAGCCCGGTCGCCGGCCAGGCGACGGTCTTCGTGTTCCCCGATCTGAATACCGGCAACACCACCTACAAGGCGGTGCAGCGTTCTGCCAACGTGGTGTCGGTCGGTCCGATGCTGCAAGGCTTGCGCAAGCCGGTGAACGATCTGTCGCGCGGCGCGCTGGTCGACGACATCGTGTTCACGATCGCGCTCACCGCGATCCAGGCGGACGCCAAGCCGATCGTGTGAGTCGCCCCCCGCAGCTCGACGCAAACGGCACGCATTGCGCGTGCCGTTTTCTTTCAAGGCGGCGGA
This region of Niveibacterium umoris genomic DNA includes:
- the pta gene encoding phosphate acetyltransferase, coding for MRTYFVAPTRPNVGLTSVSLGLLRALQRRGLKAAFVKPVTKRTPDTEPSVLFARSICHVEGTPDPLPMTLVTEHITGGKTDDLLEQIVSLAMSSTDGADVLVVEGIHADPSRAFIPRLSGDIARSLQADVVLVASAADAEGIAQTNYMIAQVRNAGRRVAGVIFNHADEGFDEAAVTAQIGDVPVWGVIKNDPALSAPRTIDLAKHLGAEVMIKGEIESRRVMETVVAARSVSEVIPRLKPGALVVSAGDRDDVMLATALAASNGIQLAGLLLTHHSFISPRIEKFGSLAFHGGLPVLRTDGDSYETAARISRLPSAVPQDDLDRMNTVIESVAEQIDGEAICAGLDVAGSTRMSPPAFRYQLIQKARKANKRIVLPEGDEPRTVRAAAICAEKGIARCVLLGKRASIEAVADAQGIELPPGVEILEPDAIAERYVAPMVELRKSKGLTPGQARAGLEDTVVLGTMMLAVDEVDGLVSGAVHTTANTVRPALQLIKTAPGSSIVSSCFFMLMPEQVLVYADCAINPDPTAEELADIAKQSADSAAAFGIDPKVAMISYSTGASGSGDDVEKVRKATELAKTRFPELVLDGPMQYDAATVKDVAAQKAPGSPVAGQATVFVFPDLNTGNTTYKAVQRSANVVSVGPMLQGLRKPVNDLSRGALVDDIVFTIALTAIQADAKPIV